Proteins encoded together in one Flavobacteriales bacterium window:
- a CDS encoding gliding motility-associated C-terminal domain-containing protein — MERKDELIEVLRDRFAGHEVAVPPAAWDAITSQLALGAATSTDLVSDLLRERFSGHEAEVDPGVWDAIEHQVTLADPVNSLLRDRFNGHEVPVPTAAWTAIEGQLGHGAAAASGSSLLGWVAGGAAALLVAGGLYLAAESPSAPDAERTAVTLQAPVTPTDAPATTTQDGAAGTTTGSTAPAETAAQRPEAPATTTAPQADRARPEASTRPDDARMHDLHAASTPERSEGNTGAVAAHPEVQADVPSPAGTQPIATFTSEPEGRQVVQEVLRELNRGEDRPAQPETPVQEEPVAEPEPSPLNEAVAEPVLFIPNVFTPNGDGENEQWVPQGSHYQRVAVRIFSGATGALVFTSNDLRAWDGNDLQGHPCPSGTYLYAIEVEDLAGKARAYSNTVNIIR; from the coding sequence ATGGAGCGGAAGGATGAACTGATCGAGGTCCTGCGCGACCGTTTCGCCGGCCATGAAGTGGCCGTGCCGCCGGCCGCTTGGGACGCCATCACCAGCCAGCTGGCCCTGGGCGCCGCCACCAGCACCGACCTGGTGAGCGACCTGCTGCGCGAGCGGTTCAGCGGCCACGAGGCCGAGGTGGACCCCGGCGTGTGGGACGCCATCGAGCACCAGGTGACCCTGGCCGACCCCGTGAACAGCCTGCTCCGTGACCGGTTCAACGGCCACGAGGTGCCCGTGCCGACCGCCGCCTGGACCGCCATCGAAGGCCAGTTGGGCCACGGCGCCGCCGCCGCCAGCGGAAGTTCCCTGCTCGGCTGGGTGGCCGGTGGGGCCGCTGCCCTGCTGGTGGCCGGGGGATTGTACCTGGCCGCCGAAAGCCCATCCGCCCCCGATGCCGAGCGCACCGCGGTCACGCTACAGGCGCCGGTGACCCCGACCGATGCACCGGCCACGACGACCCAGGACGGGGCGGCGGGAACCACGACGGGCTCCACCGCCCCCGCGGAGACCGCGGCGCAACGTCCCGAAGCGCCAGCGACCACCACCGCACCTCAGGCCGATCGTGCTCGACCCGAAGCCAGCACCCGACCGGACGACGCCCGGATGCACGACCTGCATGCGGCGAGCACGCCGGAGCGCTCCGAAGGGAACACAGGGGCCGTAGCAGCACACCCGGAGGTTCAAGCCGACGTCCCCTCCCCAGCTGGAACGCAACCGATCGCCACGTTCACTTCCGAGCCCGAGGGGCGACAGGTGGTGCAGGAGGTGCTGCGCGAGCTGAACCGGGGCGAGGACCGTCCGGCACAGCCGGAGACACCTGTGCAGGAGGAGCCCGTGGCGGAACCGGAACCTTCTCCCTTGAACGAGGCCGTGGCCGAGCCGGTGCTCTTCATCCCGAACGTGTTCACCCCCAACGGCGACGGGGAGAACGAGCAGTGGGTGCCGCAGGGCAGCCACTATCAACGCGTGGCCGTGCGGATCTTCAGCGGGGCCACAGGCGCCCTGGTGTTCACGTCCAACGACCTTCGTGCGTGGGACGGCAACGACCTGCAGGGCCACCCCTGCCCCAGCGGCACCTACCTCTACGCCATCGAGGTGGAGGACCTAGCGGGCAAGGCCCGGGCCTACAGCAACACCGTGAACATCATTCGCTGA
- a CDS encoding sigma-70 family RNA polymerase sigma factor: MTDEQLVTGCLKGEPLAQKELYRAYARKMMSICMRYAPGREQAQDILQDGFVKVFQKMDHYRGDGPLGGWIARTMVNTALDHIRRNKPYDHSLDLTEAEHLHSEDAQVLGQMSTGELMELIQALPPGYRAVFNLFAIEGYAHKEISEMMGISENTSKSQFMKARAYLRKLLPKEAADIYGDGAEG; this comes from the coding sequence ATGACGGACGAACAGCTCGTGACCGGATGCCTGAAGGGTGAGCCCTTGGCCCAGAAGGAGTTGTATCGTGCCTACGCCCGTAAGATGATGAGCATCTGCATGCGCTACGCCCCAGGACGGGAACAGGCCCAGGACATCCTGCAGGACGGCTTCGTGAAGGTGTTCCAGAAAATGGACCACTACCGCGGCGACGGCCCCCTGGGCGGCTGGATCGCCCGCACCATGGTGAACACCGCCCTGGACCACATCCGGCGCAACAAGCCCTACGACCACAGCCTGGACCTCACCGAGGCCGAGCACCTGCACAGCGAGGACGCCCAAGTGCTGGGGCAGATGAGCACCGGGGAGCTCATGGAGCTGATCCAGGCCCTGCCCCCCGGCTACCGCGCCGTCTTCAACCTGTTCGCCATCGAGGGTTACGCCCACAAGGAGATCAGCGAGATGATGGGCATCAGCGAGAACACCTCGAAGAGCCAATTCATGAAAGCACGGGCCTACCTGCGCAAACTGCTGCCCAAGGAGGCGGCCGACATCTATGGCGATGGAGCGGAAGGATGA